A single Cyclopterus lumpus isolate fCycLum1 chromosome 3, fCycLum1.pri, whole genome shotgun sequence DNA region contains:
- the LOC117728173 gene encoding semaphorin-4B-like — MWTLAATVHCLLAAALLLAICLQSLTATEDDVTPRISFSYNAKERSAKRFSVDGVFNYTSLLLSQEDDMLYVGAREALFALSLSDISKTKLQKNLTWGTPAGKREECSFKGKNLETDCFNYIKILLRLNSTHLYVCGTYAFSPICAYINTSTFKLERDEVGEVVMEDGRSRCPFNPEYKSTAIIVDGELYTGTVSNFQGNEPVIYKSLVQGTALKTENSLKWLQDPVFVGSAYIEESQPVGNPVGDDDKIYFFFSEAGKEFDFFDNTIVSRIARVCKGDKGGERVLQKKWTTFLKAQLLCSLPDDGFPFNIIQDMFVLKPMGDSWESTVFYGVFTSQWYKGASGSSAVCAFTMAQVERAFSGRYREVNRETQQWYTYNHPVPEPRPGACVTNHARQMGIQSSLHMPDKVLNFVKDHFLMDSVIRSAPLLLKRSVRYTQITVHKIQGMERAYDVLFIGTDDGKLHKAINVNDKMHIIEEMILFPEPQPVQHIELDPQRGLLFVSSNSGLVEVPVANCSNYLSCGECVLSRDPYCAWTGRLCRDVRMAPPDSHWQQDVEEADTSAICNRTFPSTRSARPAASRGSQCKLIIIPANTFRVLPCKLRSNLAQRRWRYSDDASQFLYATPEGNLVVVAQADRMETYECWSEEEGFRQLLANYCVRAEPRQESTTLIGHSRTPHIEPEETIILPGESRSEQLHTKTYWNELIVVCALLAFSLVVFSLFVIYRNRDHMKSMLKQGECPNMQQKKPRIVGKPAESLPLNGNTIPISTSDHKGYQTLNDNYICSTPTHESSPDNSKSFSESSDRRLLNVKESHVEYSPTCPRPRVRLGSEIKDSIV, encoded by the exons ATGTGGACATTAGCTGCGACTGTCCACTGTCTTCTGGCTGCTGCGCTGCTATTGGCTATCTGCCTCCAATCACTGACGGCGACTGAGGATGATGTCACACCACGCATCAGCTTCTCTTACA ATGCAAAGGAGAGGTCGGCCAAGAGATTCTCAGTGGACGGTGTCTTCAATTACACCTCCTTGCTGCTCAGCCAGGAGGACGACATGCTGTACGTGGGAGCCAGGGAGGCGCTGTTTGCCCTCAGCCTCTCGGACATCAGCAAGACCAAGCTCCAGAAGAAC CTGACGTGGGGCACTCCTGCTGGAAAAAGAGAGGAATGCAGCTTCAAAGGGAAGAACCTGGAG ACTGATTGCTTCAATTACATCAAAATCCTCCTGCGGCTGAATAGCACTCATCTCTATGTGTGTGGCACCTATGCGTTCAGTCCCATTTGCGCCTACATA AACACGTCAACATTCAAACTGGAGAGAGATGAAGTGGGCGAGGTCGTGATGGAAGATGGGCGCAGCCGCTGCCCCTTTAATCCAGAGTATAAATCCACTGCCATCATTGTTG atGGTGAATTGTACACTGGTACGGTCAGCAACTTCCAAGGGAATGAGCCCGTCATTTACAAGAGTTTGGTTCAGGGAACCgctctgaagacagaaaactcTTTAAAATGGCTGCAAG ATCCGGTCTTTGTCGGGTCAGCTTACATCGAGGAAAGTCAGCCAGTAGGAAACCCTGTGGGAGACGACGACAAGATTTACTTCTTCTTTAGCGAGGCGGGGAAAGAATTTGACTTCTTTGACAACACCATTGTGTCGAGGATTGCTCGCGTGTGTAAG GGGGATAAAGGCGGCGAACGGGTGCTGCAGAAAAAGTGGACGACCTTCCTAAAGGCCCAGCTCCTGTGTTCCCTCCCCGATGACGGCTTCCCCTTCAACATCATCCAGGACATGTTTGTCCTGAAGCCCATGGGGGACAGCTGGGAGAGCACCGTCTTCTACGGCGTCTTCACCTCCCAGTG GTACAAAGGAGCGTCGGGCAGCTCGGCCGTGTGCGCTTTCACCATGGCACAGGTGGAGAGAGCCTTCAGCGGGCGCTACCGAGAGGTCAACCGGGAGACTCAGCAGTGGTACACATACAACCACCCTGTGCCAGAACCACGGCCGGGAGCG TGTGTGACCAACCACGCCAGGCAAATGGGTATCCAGTCGTCCTTGCACATGCCTGATAAAGTGCTCAACTTTGTCAAGGACCACTTCCTGATGGACAGCGTAATCCGCAGCGCTCCCCTGCTGTTGAAACGCAGCGTGCGCTACACACAGATCACCGTGCACAAGATCCAAGGCATGGAGAGGGCCTACGACGTGCTCTTCATCGGGACAG ACGATGGAAAGCTCCATAAAGCCATCAATGTCAACGATAAGATGCACATCATAGAGGAGATGATTCTGTTTCCTGAGCCTCAGCCAGTGCAACACATCGAGCTTGATCCTCAGAGG GGTCTGTTGTTTGTGTCGTCCAACTCTGGGCTGGTGGAGGTTCCTGTGGCCAACTGCTCCAACTACCTGAGCTGTGGAGAGTGCGTGTTGTCCAGAGACCCGTACTGCGCCTGGACCGGACGTCTGTGTCGGGACGTCAGGATGGCTCCACCTGACAG TCACTGGCAGCAGGATGTGGAGGAGGCCGATACGTCAGCGATTTGTAACAGGACGTTTCCCAGCACCAGATCTGCCAGACCTGCAGCTTCTC GTGGCTCCCAATGCAAGCTCATTATAATCCCAGCCAACACGTTCAGAGTCCTGCCTTGTAAACTGCGCTCCAACTTGGCCCAGAGAAGGTGGCGTTACAGTGACGACGCCAGCCAGTTCCTCTACGCAACACCCGAGGGAAACCTGGTCGTGGTGGCGCAAGCCGACAGGATGGAGACCTACGAGTGCTGGTCAGAAGAGGAGGGTTTCCGACAGCTGTTAGCCAACTACTGTGTGAGGGCGGAGCCCCGCCAGGAAAGCACCACCCTGATTGGTCACTCGCGCACACCACACATTGAGCCCGAGGAGACCATCATCCTGCCGGGCGAGTCTCGTTCTGAGCAGCTCCACACAAAGACGTACTGGAACGAACTGATTGTGGTGTGCGCCCTGCTGGCGTTCTCCCTGGTGGTATTCTCCTTGTTCGTCATCTACAGGAACCGAGATCACATGAAGTCCATGCTGAAGCAGGGCGAGTGCCCCAACATGCAGCAGAAGAAGCCAAGGATTGTGGGAAAGCCTGCTGAGAGCCTGCCCCTCAACGGTAACACCATCCCCATCTCCACTTCTGATCACAAGGGCTACCAAACGTTAAATGACAACTACATCTGCAGCACGCCCACCCACGAGTCCTCGCCGGACAACAGCAAGAGCTTCTCCGAGTCCTCCGACAGGCGGCTGCTTAACGTGAAGGAGAGCCACGTGGAATACTCCCCGACCTGCCCTCGGCCCAGAGTGAGGCTCGGCTCGGAGATCAAAGACTCCATTGTCTGA